The following are from one region of the Capsicum annuum cultivar UCD-10X-F1 chromosome 1, UCD10Xv1.1, whole genome shotgun sequence genome:
- the LOC107838907 gene encoding uncharacterized protein LOC107838907 isoform X2, which translates to MSGEVEMSSEKQSRRGLSCAPYFDALWFCYFHQMQQYYRLGALDNCSKKWSGLVDCLTLKTKRSSEVEEILETREKAKPHLWTTRTPEEAAAHWKELFDHLDEE; encoded by the exons ATGTCGGGAGAAGTTGAGATGAGTTCTGAAAAGCAATCACGAAGAGGACTATCATGTGCTCCTTACTTCGATGCACTCTGGTTCTGCTACT TTCATCAGATGCAGCAGTACTACAGACTTGGTGCCCTTGATAATTGTAGTAAGAAATGGAGTGGTCTTGTTGATTGTCTGACTTTAAAAACCAAAAGGTCTTCTGAAGTAGAG GAAATTTTGGAAACACGTGAAAAAGCAAAGCCTCACCTGTGGACGACACGAACCCCTGAAGAAGCCGCAGCTCATTGGAAAGAGCTCTTTGACCATCTAGATGAAGAGTAA
- the LOC107838907 gene encoding uncharacterized protein LOC107838907 isoform X1: MSGEVEMSSEKQSRRGLSCAPYFDALWFCYSPVHQMQQYYRLGALDNCSKKWSGLVDCLTLKTKRSSEVEEILETREKAKPHLWTTRTPEEAAAHWKELFDHLDEE, translated from the exons ATGTCGGGAGAAGTTGAGATGAGTTCTGAAAAGCAATCACGAAGAGGACTATCATGTGCTCCTTACTTCGATGCACTCTGGTTCTGCTACT CTCCAGTTCATCAGATGCAGCAGTACTACAGACTTGGTGCCCTTGATAATTGTAGTAAGAAATGGAGTGGTCTTGTTGATTGTCTGACTTTAAAAACCAAAAGGTCTTCTGAAGTAGAG GAAATTTTGGAAACACGTGAAAAAGCAAAGCCTCACCTGTGGACGACACGAACCCCTGAAGAAGCCGCAGCTCATTGGAAAGAGCTCTTTGACCATCTAGATGAAGAGTAA